One Lachancea thermotolerans CBS 6340 chromosome F complete sequence DNA window includes the following coding sequences:
- the RPP1 gene encoding RNA-binding RNA processing protein RPP1 (similar to uniprot|P38786 Saccharomyces cerevisiae YHR062C RPP1 Subunit of both RNase MRP which cleaves pre-rRNA and nuclear RNase P which cleaves tRNA precursors to generate mature 5' ends) has protein sequence MLVDLNVPWPQKTFGDTPTASQIQNVSSTLETLHTLGYTHVALNFTVHHTDKFPSSPKELNPIKIDENFGGLMKATGLKIYSRITLIVDDPSKGQSLSKISQAFDIVAAMPVSERALTLATTNLDIDILTFQYKQRLPAYLKHKSICSCVARGVKLEIVYANALRDMQSRRQFIQNVKSVIRSSRSRGIVISSGAERPLECRNVLGVTSLIKFLGLDSDKCSKAMTDLPALVLLNGRLRTKSYKQTVVVGGGSDTDIVNETETIDKEKLVKIVKRPHSRAESESGSVAKKAKV, from the coding sequence ATGCTTGTTGACCTAAACGTTCCGTGGCCACAAAAAACGTTTGGGGACACCCCAACTGCGTctcaaattcaaaatgtttCTTCTACTTTGGAAACTCTGCATACGCTAGGATACACCCACGTCGCCCTAAATTTCACGGTCCATCATACAGACAAGTTCCCCTCATCCCCCAAAGAGTTGAACCCCATTAAAATCGACGAGAACTTTGGAGGGTTGATGAAAGCGACAGGCCTCAAGATATATTCACGTATCACTCTTATCGTCGACGATCCTTCGAAAGGACAATCTCTATCCAAAATATCTCAGGCGTTCGATATCGTTGCTGCGATGCCGGTAAGTGAAAGAGCCCTCACGCTAGCCACGACGAATCTTGATATTGATATTCTGACATTTCAATACAAACAACGGCTGCCGGCGTACCTGAAACACAAAAGCATATGCAGTTGCGTCGCTCGTGGCGTAAAGCTAGAGATAGTGTACGCCAATGCACTCAGGGATATGCAGTCTCGTCGTCAGTTTATTCAAAACGTCAAAAGCGTTATCAGAAGCTCCAGATCCCGCGGTATCGTAATTAGCAGTGGCGCAGAAAGACCTTTAGAATGCCGGAACGTGCTCGGAGTCACGAGCTTGATAAAGTTTCTTGGACTTGACAGCGACAAGTGTTCTAAAGCTATGACGGACCTGCCGGCTCTAGTTTTGTTGAATGGTAGGCTGCGCACCAAGAGCTACAAACAAACGGTTGTTGTGGGAGGGGGAAGCGATACTGACATAGTAAACGAAACTGAAACAATTGATAAGGAAAAACTAGTCAAGATCGTCAAGCGTCCACACAGCCGAGCTGAGTCTGAATCGGGCAGCGTAGCTAAAAAGGCCAAGGTATAG